One window of the Canis aureus isolate CA01 chromosome 1, VMU_Caureus_v.1.0, whole genome shotgun sequence genome contains the following:
- the ZNF473 gene encoding zinc finger protein 473 isoform X1 has product MKTFLYLELVILRDVAMDFTLEDWEHLGLDQGDLFWDTALDNYQNLFLLNPSKPKLTSCPDGGEKLEVLVRASTESECPDTAGAKTCPLAEDYLEGLSQEVTETLSKDDLQNSSWGKACVGESWLDSLLGDSENLLRSDIITNKESPTECRSHELKTDLGPEFLFSTGEDSGMYNLSEKSPALATSQEHESDLGCVLDQNQQEGIQEGEKLYKCSECGKSFSQSYHLIQHWILHTREKPSVCQEYKEGFSQSSCLLAPLTTHTGYRSFVCAKCGKTFAQNMHLVQHQKIHTREKPCKNQDSDQPSVVGLQPAEHQKTHTGGQSHRCNECGKSFSQTFHLTQHQKTHTQKLYECAKCKVTFNLRKYLLQHQKIHSTDPPSEHQECRKAFRQSLLLIKHQSVHTGEKPYKCDQCGKPFRNISTLKIHQRVHSGEKPYKCNECGKAFYRNTHLNEHQRIHTGYRPYKCHKCIKSFSRPSHLVRHQSIHAIEKPYSCTKCKETFSCNEHLVQHQKMHTVETPYECQECGERFICSSTLNCHQTVHTREKQGLSESGRILNQDSEQSEQLRISEKHFKCNKCEKTFSCSKYLAQHERVHTRVKPFECKQCGKAFSQSTQLIRHQSIHSGVRPYECGDCGKAFVHSTSLTKHQSIHQSEHPFKCNECGKTFSQSAHLSEYRLIHTAEKLFQCNICDKSFAHSNCLTQHQRIHAGKKFFECNECGKSFRQSSCLSKHQRGHTGEKPHKCSDCGKTFSVGAQLIQHQRVHTGEKPYVCQECGKAFTQSSCLSVHQRVHTGERPYVCQECGKAFSQSSCLSVHQRIHTGEKPYVCAECGKAFAQKANLMQHERIHTGEKPYVCRVCGKAFGLSAHLSQHQRIHTQEKL; this is encoded by the exons ATGAAAACCTTCCTCTACCTG GAACTTGTAATCCTCAGGGATGTAGCCATGGACTTCACCTTGGAGGACTGGGAGCATCTGGGGCTGGACCAGGGGGACCTATTCTGGGACACAGCACTGGACAACTACCAGAACCTTTTCCTGCTGA ACCCCTCCAAACCCAAACTGACCTCTTGTCCGGATGGCGGGGAAAAGCTGGAGGTGCTGGTGAGAGCAAGCACAGAATCAGAGTGCCCTG ACACAGCTGGGGCCAAGACCTGTCCTCTGGCAGAAGACTACTTAGAAGGACTCTCCCAAGAGGTCACAGAGACATTGTCCAAGGATGACCTTCAGAATTCCAGTTGGGGGAAAGCCTGTGTAGGTGAGAGTTGGTTAGATAGTCTGCTAGGAGATTCAGAAAATCTTCTGAGGTCTGACATCATTACCAACAAGGAGAGTCCTACAGAATGCAGGAGTCATGAACTCAAAACAGACCTTGGGCCAGAGTTCCTCTTTTCCACAGGAGAGGATTCTGGGATGTACAATCTTTCTGAAAAGAGCCCTGCACTGGCTACATCTCAGGAACATGAGAGTGACCTTGGCTGTGTCTTAGATCAGAACCAGCAGGAGGGCATCCAAGAGGGGGAGAAATTGTATAAATGTAGTGAATGTGGGAAGAGCTTCAGCCAGAGTTACCATCTTATCCAGCACTGGATTCTTCATACTAGAGAGAAACCCAGTGTGTGTCAAGAGTACAAGGAGGGTTTCAGCCAGAGTTCTTGCCTCTTGGCACCTCTGACAACTCACACAGGCTACAGATCCTTTGTGTGTGCCAAGTGCGGGAAAACTTTCGCTCAGAACATGCACCTTGTACAGCATCAGAAAATTCACACCAGGGAAAAACCATGTAAGAATCAAGATAGTGACCAGCCATCGGTTGTCGGCCTACAGCCTGCTGAGCACCAGAAAACCCATACGGGTGGTCAGTCCCACAGATGTAATGAGTGTGGCAAGAGTTTCAGCCAAACCTTTCATCTTACTCAGCATCAGAAGACCCATACCCAGAAGCTCTACGAATGTGCCAAATGCAAGGTGACCTTCAACCTCAGGAAATACCTCCTCCAACACCAGAAAATCCATTCCACAGACCCTCCCTCTGAGCATCAGGAATGCAGGAAGGCTTTCAGGCAGAGCTTGCTGCTTATCAAACACCAGTCtgttcacactggagaaaagccTTACAAATGTGATCAGTGTGGGAAACCCTTCAGGAATATCTCAACCCTAAAGATCCACCAGCGGGTTCACAGTGGAGAGAAGCCTTACAAATGCAAtgagtgtgggaaagccttctaCCGGAATACTCACCTTAATGAACATCAGAGGATTCACACTGGCTATCGGCCCTACAAATGTCACAAATGCATCAAGAGTTTTAGCCGGCCCTCCCACCTGGTTCGACACCAGTCTATCCATGCCATAGAAAAGCCCTACAGCTGTACCAAATGCAAGGAAACTTTCAGCTGCAATGAACACCTCGTCCAGCACCAGAAAATGCACACTGTGGAGACCCCTTATGAATGCCAGGAGTGTGGTGAGCGCTTCATCTGCAGCTCCACACTAAATTGCCACCAGACTGTTCACACCAGAGAAAAACAAGGACTTAGTGAGAGCGGGAGGATCTTGAATCAGGACTCAGAGCAGAGTGAGCAACTGAGGATCAGTGAGAAGCACTTTAAGTGTAACAAATGCGAGAAAACCTTTAGCTGCAGCAAATACCTGGCTCAGCATGAGAGGGTTCACACCAGGGTGAAGCCCTTCGAGTGTAAGCAGTGTGGAAAAGCCTTTAGCCAGAGTACACAGCTCATTCGCCATCAGAGCATCCACTCTGGGGTGAGGCCATATGAATGTGGGGACTGTGGGAAGGCCTTTGTTCACAGTACTTCCCTCACTAAACATCAGTCTATCCACCAGAGCGAACACCCttttaaatgtaatgaatgtggaaagACCTTCAGCCAAAGTGCACATCTCTCAGAATATCGATTAATTCACACTGCAGAGAAACTCTTTCAGTGTAATATATGTGACAAATCCTTTGCCCATAGTAACTGCCTTACTCAGCATCAGAGAATTCATGCTGGAAAGAAGTTCTTTGAGTGTAACGAATGTGGAAAGTCATTCCGTCAGAGCTCATGCCTTTCTAAGCATCAGAGAGGTCACACCGGTGAGAAACCTCACAAATGCAGTGACTGTGGGAAAACCTTCAGCGTGGGTGCTCAACTCATTCAACACCAGAGAGTTCATACCGGAGAAAAGCCTTATGTTTGTcaggaatgtgggaaagccttcaccCAGAGCTCGTGCCTTTCTGTTCACCAGCGAGTTCACACCGGGGAGAGGCCTTATGTTTGTcaggaatgtgggaaagccttcagccaAAGCTCGTGCCTTTCTGTTCACCAGAGAATTCACACTGGGGAGAAGCCTTATGTATGTgctgaatgtgggaaagcctttgcCCAGAAAGCAAATCTGATGCAGCATGAGAGAATTCACACTGGGGAGAAACCTTATGTCTGCAGGGTGTGTGGGAAAGCCTTTGGGCTCAGTGCCCATCTCAGTCAACACCAGAGAATTCACACCCAAGAAAAACTGTAG
- the ZNF473 gene encoding zinc finger protein 473 isoform X2: MTKELVILRDVAMDFTLEDWEHLGLDQGDLFWDTALDNYQNLFLLNPSKPKLTSCPDGGEKLEVLVRASTESECPDTAGAKTCPLAEDYLEGLSQEVTETLSKDDLQNSSWGKACVGESWLDSLLGDSENLLRSDIITNKESPTECRSHELKTDLGPEFLFSTGEDSGMYNLSEKSPALATSQEHESDLGCVLDQNQQEGIQEGEKLYKCSECGKSFSQSYHLIQHWILHTREKPSVCQEYKEGFSQSSCLLAPLTTHTGYRSFVCAKCGKTFAQNMHLVQHQKIHTREKPCKNQDSDQPSVVGLQPAEHQKTHTGGQSHRCNECGKSFSQTFHLTQHQKTHTQKLYECAKCKVTFNLRKYLLQHQKIHSTDPPSEHQECRKAFRQSLLLIKHQSVHTGEKPYKCDQCGKPFRNISTLKIHQRVHSGEKPYKCNECGKAFYRNTHLNEHQRIHTGYRPYKCHKCIKSFSRPSHLVRHQSIHAIEKPYSCTKCKETFSCNEHLVQHQKMHTVETPYECQECGERFICSSTLNCHQTVHTREKQGLSESGRILNQDSEQSEQLRISEKHFKCNKCEKTFSCSKYLAQHERVHTRVKPFECKQCGKAFSQSTQLIRHQSIHSGVRPYECGDCGKAFVHSTSLTKHQSIHQSEHPFKCNECGKTFSQSAHLSEYRLIHTAEKLFQCNICDKSFAHSNCLTQHQRIHAGKKFFECNECGKSFRQSSCLSKHQRGHTGEKPHKCSDCGKTFSVGAQLIQHQRVHTGEKPYVCQECGKAFTQSSCLSVHQRVHTGERPYVCQECGKAFSQSSCLSVHQRIHTGEKPYVCAECGKAFAQKANLMQHERIHTGEKPYVCRVCGKAFGLSAHLSQHQRIHTQEKL, encoded by the exons ATGACCAAG GAACTTGTAATCCTCAGGGATGTAGCCATGGACTTCACCTTGGAGGACTGGGAGCATCTGGGGCTGGACCAGGGGGACCTATTCTGGGACACAGCACTGGACAACTACCAGAACCTTTTCCTGCTGA ACCCCTCCAAACCCAAACTGACCTCTTGTCCGGATGGCGGGGAAAAGCTGGAGGTGCTGGTGAGAGCAAGCACAGAATCAGAGTGCCCTG ACACAGCTGGGGCCAAGACCTGTCCTCTGGCAGAAGACTACTTAGAAGGACTCTCCCAAGAGGTCACAGAGACATTGTCCAAGGATGACCTTCAGAATTCCAGTTGGGGGAAAGCCTGTGTAGGTGAGAGTTGGTTAGATAGTCTGCTAGGAGATTCAGAAAATCTTCTGAGGTCTGACATCATTACCAACAAGGAGAGTCCTACAGAATGCAGGAGTCATGAACTCAAAACAGACCTTGGGCCAGAGTTCCTCTTTTCCACAGGAGAGGATTCTGGGATGTACAATCTTTCTGAAAAGAGCCCTGCACTGGCTACATCTCAGGAACATGAGAGTGACCTTGGCTGTGTCTTAGATCAGAACCAGCAGGAGGGCATCCAAGAGGGGGAGAAATTGTATAAATGTAGTGAATGTGGGAAGAGCTTCAGCCAGAGTTACCATCTTATCCAGCACTGGATTCTTCATACTAGAGAGAAACCCAGTGTGTGTCAAGAGTACAAGGAGGGTTTCAGCCAGAGTTCTTGCCTCTTGGCACCTCTGACAACTCACACAGGCTACAGATCCTTTGTGTGTGCCAAGTGCGGGAAAACTTTCGCTCAGAACATGCACCTTGTACAGCATCAGAAAATTCACACCAGGGAAAAACCATGTAAGAATCAAGATAGTGACCAGCCATCGGTTGTCGGCCTACAGCCTGCTGAGCACCAGAAAACCCATACGGGTGGTCAGTCCCACAGATGTAATGAGTGTGGCAAGAGTTTCAGCCAAACCTTTCATCTTACTCAGCATCAGAAGACCCATACCCAGAAGCTCTACGAATGTGCCAAATGCAAGGTGACCTTCAACCTCAGGAAATACCTCCTCCAACACCAGAAAATCCATTCCACAGACCCTCCCTCTGAGCATCAGGAATGCAGGAAGGCTTTCAGGCAGAGCTTGCTGCTTATCAAACACCAGTCtgttcacactggagaaaagccTTACAAATGTGATCAGTGTGGGAAACCCTTCAGGAATATCTCAACCCTAAAGATCCACCAGCGGGTTCACAGTGGAGAGAAGCCTTACAAATGCAAtgagtgtgggaaagccttctaCCGGAATACTCACCTTAATGAACATCAGAGGATTCACACTGGCTATCGGCCCTACAAATGTCACAAATGCATCAAGAGTTTTAGCCGGCCCTCCCACCTGGTTCGACACCAGTCTATCCATGCCATAGAAAAGCCCTACAGCTGTACCAAATGCAAGGAAACTTTCAGCTGCAATGAACACCTCGTCCAGCACCAGAAAATGCACACTGTGGAGACCCCTTATGAATGCCAGGAGTGTGGTGAGCGCTTCATCTGCAGCTCCACACTAAATTGCCACCAGACTGTTCACACCAGAGAAAAACAAGGACTTAGTGAGAGCGGGAGGATCTTGAATCAGGACTCAGAGCAGAGTGAGCAACTGAGGATCAGTGAGAAGCACTTTAAGTGTAACAAATGCGAGAAAACCTTTAGCTGCAGCAAATACCTGGCTCAGCATGAGAGGGTTCACACCAGGGTGAAGCCCTTCGAGTGTAAGCAGTGTGGAAAAGCCTTTAGCCAGAGTACACAGCTCATTCGCCATCAGAGCATCCACTCTGGGGTGAGGCCATATGAATGTGGGGACTGTGGGAAGGCCTTTGTTCACAGTACTTCCCTCACTAAACATCAGTCTATCCACCAGAGCGAACACCCttttaaatgtaatgaatgtggaaagACCTTCAGCCAAAGTGCACATCTCTCAGAATATCGATTAATTCACACTGCAGAGAAACTCTTTCAGTGTAATATATGTGACAAATCCTTTGCCCATAGTAACTGCCTTACTCAGCATCAGAGAATTCATGCTGGAAAGAAGTTCTTTGAGTGTAACGAATGTGGAAAGTCATTCCGTCAGAGCTCATGCCTTTCTAAGCATCAGAGAGGTCACACCGGTGAGAAACCTCACAAATGCAGTGACTGTGGGAAAACCTTCAGCGTGGGTGCTCAACTCATTCAACACCAGAGAGTTCATACCGGAGAAAAGCCTTATGTTTGTcaggaatgtgggaaagccttcaccCAGAGCTCGTGCCTTTCTGTTCACCAGCGAGTTCACACCGGGGAGAGGCCTTATGTTTGTcaggaatgtgggaaagccttcagccaAAGCTCGTGCCTTTCTGTTCACCAGAGAATTCACACTGGGGAGAAGCCTTATGTATGTgctgaatgtgggaaagcctttgcCCAGAAAGCAAATCTGATGCAGCATGAGAGAATTCACACTGGGGAGAAACCTTATGTCTGCAGGGTGTGTGGGAAAGCCTTTGGGCTCAGTGCCCATCTCAGTCAACACCAGAGAATTCACACCCAAGAAAAACTGTAG
- the ZNF473 gene encoding zinc finger protein 473 isoform X3 has product MDFTLEDWEHLGLDQGDLFWDTALDNYQNLFLLNPSKPKLTSCPDGGEKLEVLVRASTESECPDTAGAKTCPLAEDYLEGLSQEVTETLSKDDLQNSSWGKACVGESWLDSLLGDSENLLRSDIITNKESPTECRSHELKTDLGPEFLFSTGEDSGMYNLSEKSPALATSQEHESDLGCVLDQNQQEGIQEGEKLYKCSECGKSFSQSYHLIQHWILHTREKPSVCQEYKEGFSQSSCLLAPLTTHTGYRSFVCAKCGKTFAQNMHLVQHQKIHTREKPCKNQDSDQPSVVGLQPAEHQKTHTGGQSHRCNECGKSFSQTFHLTQHQKTHTQKLYECAKCKVTFNLRKYLLQHQKIHSTDPPSEHQECRKAFRQSLLLIKHQSVHTGEKPYKCDQCGKPFRNISTLKIHQRVHSGEKPYKCNECGKAFYRNTHLNEHQRIHTGYRPYKCHKCIKSFSRPSHLVRHQSIHAIEKPYSCTKCKETFSCNEHLVQHQKMHTVETPYECQECGERFICSSTLNCHQTVHTREKQGLSESGRILNQDSEQSEQLRISEKHFKCNKCEKTFSCSKYLAQHERVHTRVKPFECKQCGKAFSQSTQLIRHQSIHSGVRPYECGDCGKAFVHSTSLTKHQSIHQSEHPFKCNECGKTFSQSAHLSEYRLIHTAEKLFQCNICDKSFAHSNCLTQHQRIHAGKKFFECNECGKSFRQSSCLSKHQRGHTGEKPHKCSDCGKTFSVGAQLIQHQRVHTGEKPYVCQECGKAFTQSSCLSVHQRVHTGERPYVCQECGKAFSQSSCLSVHQRIHTGEKPYVCAECGKAFAQKANLMQHERIHTGEKPYVCRVCGKAFGLSAHLSQHQRIHTQEKL; this is encoded by the exons ATGGACTTCACCTTGGAGGACTGGGAGCATCTGGGGCTGGACCAGGGGGACCTATTCTGGGACACAGCACTGGACAACTACCAGAACCTTTTCCTGCTGA ACCCCTCCAAACCCAAACTGACCTCTTGTCCGGATGGCGGGGAAAAGCTGGAGGTGCTGGTGAGAGCAAGCACAGAATCAGAGTGCCCTG ACACAGCTGGGGCCAAGACCTGTCCTCTGGCAGAAGACTACTTAGAAGGACTCTCCCAAGAGGTCACAGAGACATTGTCCAAGGATGACCTTCAGAATTCCAGTTGGGGGAAAGCCTGTGTAGGTGAGAGTTGGTTAGATAGTCTGCTAGGAGATTCAGAAAATCTTCTGAGGTCTGACATCATTACCAACAAGGAGAGTCCTACAGAATGCAGGAGTCATGAACTCAAAACAGACCTTGGGCCAGAGTTCCTCTTTTCCACAGGAGAGGATTCTGGGATGTACAATCTTTCTGAAAAGAGCCCTGCACTGGCTACATCTCAGGAACATGAGAGTGACCTTGGCTGTGTCTTAGATCAGAACCAGCAGGAGGGCATCCAAGAGGGGGAGAAATTGTATAAATGTAGTGAATGTGGGAAGAGCTTCAGCCAGAGTTACCATCTTATCCAGCACTGGATTCTTCATACTAGAGAGAAACCCAGTGTGTGTCAAGAGTACAAGGAGGGTTTCAGCCAGAGTTCTTGCCTCTTGGCACCTCTGACAACTCACACAGGCTACAGATCCTTTGTGTGTGCCAAGTGCGGGAAAACTTTCGCTCAGAACATGCACCTTGTACAGCATCAGAAAATTCACACCAGGGAAAAACCATGTAAGAATCAAGATAGTGACCAGCCATCGGTTGTCGGCCTACAGCCTGCTGAGCACCAGAAAACCCATACGGGTGGTCAGTCCCACAGATGTAATGAGTGTGGCAAGAGTTTCAGCCAAACCTTTCATCTTACTCAGCATCAGAAGACCCATACCCAGAAGCTCTACGAATGTGCCAAATGCAAGGTGACCTTCAACCTCAGGAAATACCTCCTCCAACACCAGAAAATCCATTCCACAGACCCTCCCTCTGAGCATCAGGAATGCAGGAAGGCTTTCAGGCAGAGCTTGCTGCTTATCAAACACCAGTCtgttcacactggagaaaagccTTACAAATGTGATCAGTGTGGGAAACCCTTCAGGAATATCTCAACCCTAAAGATCCACCAGCGGGTTCACAGTGGAGAGAAGCCTTACAAATGCAAtgagtgtgggaaagccttctaCCGGAATACTCACCTTAATGAACATCAGAGGATTCACACTGGCTATCGGCCCTACAAATGTCACAAATGCATCAAGAGTTTTAGCCGGCCCTCCCACCTGGTTCGACACCAGTCTATCCATGCCATAGAAAAGCCCTACAGCTGTACCAAATGCAAGGAAACTTTCAGCTGCAATGAACACCTCGTCCAGCACCAGAAAATGCACACTGTGGAGACCCCTTATGAATGCCAGGAGTGTGGTGAGCGCTTCATCTGCAGCTCCACACTAAATTGCCACCAGACTGTTCACACCAGAGAAAAACAAGGACTTAGTGAGAGCGGGAGGATCTTGAATCAGGACTCAGAGCAGAGTGAGCAACTGAGGATCAGTGAGAAGCACTTTAAGTGTAACAAATGCGAGAAAACCTTTAGCTGCAGCAAATACCTGGCTCAGCATGAGAGGGTTCACACCAGGGTGAAGCCCTTCGAGTGTAAGCAGTGTGGAAAAGCCTTTAGCCAGAGTACACAGCTCATTCGCCATCAGAGCATCCACTCTGGGGTGAGGCCATATGAATGTGGGGACTGTGGGAAGGCCTTTGTTCACAGTACTTCCCTCACTAAACATCAGTCTATCCACCAGAGCGAACACCCttttaaatgtaatgaatgtggaaagACCTTCAGCCAAAGTGCACATCTCTCAGAATATCGATTAATTCACACTGCAGAGAAACTCTTTCAGTGTAATATATGTGACAAATCCTTTGCCCATAGTAACTGCCTTACTCAGCATCAGAGAATTCATGCTGGAAAGAAGTTCTTTGAGTGTAACGAATGTGGAAAGTCATTCCGTCAGAGCTCATGCCTTTCTAAGCATCAGAGAGGTCACACCGGTGAGAAACCTCACAAATGCAGTGACTGTGGGAAAACCTTCAGCGTGGGTGCTCAACTCATTCAACACCAGAGAGTTCATACCGGAGAAAAGCCTTATGTTTGTcaggaatgtgggaaagccttcaccCAGAGCTCGTGCCTTTCTGTTCACCAGCGAGTTCACACCGGGGAGAGGCCTTATGTTTGTcaggaatgtgggaaagccttcagccaAAGCTCGTGCCTTTCTGTTCACCAGAGAATTCACACTGGGGAGAAGCCTTATGTATGTgctgaatgtgggaaagcctttgcCCAGAAAGCAAATCTGATGCAGCATGAGAGAATTCACACTGGGGAGAAACCTTATGTCTGCAGGGTGTGTGGGAAAGCCTTTGGGCTCAGTGCCCATCTCAGTCAACACCAGAGAATTCACACCCAAGAAAAACTGTAG